A genomic window from Populus alba chromosome 19, ASM523922v2, whole genome shotgun sequence includes:
- the LOC140955123 gene encoding uncharacterized protein, with protein sequence MRGYQGVYNLERKIHEAAIRGLVPVKGPMPVKFPLPNPQDPFSLKPGSISVGFSDNKASVVEKSEGLSAAIAGARAAATQFNKKDQNLVSNTTTNSYSNSTSSGRPDSKSLEEDKMLESCSAGGSGEEASVPSKTEQLNPIKCEESSSRGQTREDLKQIPGASAKVFS encoded by the exons ATGCGAGGGTATCAAGGTGTTTATAACTTGGAAAGGAAG ATCCATGAGGCTGCAATTAGAGGTCTCGTCCCTGTTAAAGGTCCAATGCCAGTAAAATTCCCTCTCCCAAATCCTCAAGATCCGTTTTCCTTGAAACCGGGTTCTATTTCTGTGGGATTCTCTGACAATAAAGCATCTGTTGTGGAGAAATCTGAAGGTCTCAGTGCAGCCATTGCTGGTGCACGAGCAGCAGCTACACAGTTCAACAAGAAAGATCAAAACCTTGTATCTAATACCACAACAAATAGCTATTCCAACTCCACAAGCAGCGGTCGACCAGACAGCAAATCATTGGAAGAAGATAAAATGCTAGAGAGCTGCTCAGCTGGAGGTTCTGGTGAGGAGGCCTCAGTTCCAAGTAAAACAGAGCAACTCAATCCCATTAAGTGTGAGGAAAGCAGTAGCCGCGGCCAAACTCGTGAAGATCTGAAACAGATTCCTGGAGCTTCTGCTAAGGTTTTTTCTTGA
- the LOC118037044 gene encoding uncharacterized protein yields the protein MPRPVHEELERWKAVKFPVPIADYGFSEPNKILQKEVYTYAKEDNFNALFGLLSDKRDRVSSEEVLDIIFKHVAASGNSLLHVAASHGSEGVIQLLCHHFPLLITRKNFLGDNALHLAARAGRFDTIQNLVEHVKIDPHKTLELASLLRMKNNKGNTPLHDAVINGCPSE from the coding sequence ATGCCCAGACCAGTACATGAGGAGCTTGAACGATGGAAGGCAGTTAAATTCCCAGTTCCGATTGCAGATTATGGCTTTTCTGAGCCAAATAAAATACTGCAGAAGGAGGTTTATACCTATGCAAAGGAAGACAACTTCAATGCCTTGTTTGGTCTCTTGTCCGACAAACGGGACCGTGTTTCATCAGAGGAAGTGCTCGATatcattttcaaacatgttGCTGCCTCTGGAAATTCACTGCTTCATGTGGCAGCAAGCCATGGAAGCGAAGGTGTGATACAGCTACTGTGTCATCACTTCCCCCTCCTAATCACCAGGAAAAATTTCCTGGGTGATAATGCGCTTCATCTGGCTGCCAGGGCTGGACGGTTTGACACAATTCAAAATCTCGTCGAGCATGTGAAAATCGATCCTCATAAAACACTTGAACTTGCTAGCTTGCTGAGGATGAAGAATAATAAAGGAAACACCCCTTTGCATGATGCAGTCATCAACGGTTGTCCATctgaatga
- the LOC118037045 gene encoding probable terpene synthase 6, translating to MENTNQQNNSRGKADFPPSLWGCSFASFSFPQTEFESYSRQVEELKENVRDMLMASKKDPVEHIEFINLLCRLGVSYHFDKEIENSLKEIFDDLPYLLEKHDFDLYTLSLLFRVLRQHGFKMPCVVFDKFKDTNGEFKKTIINDVKGILSLYEASFLSVHGEQILDDALVFTKANLESSAMQSSPRLADHIRKALIRPFHKGVPRLEARKYISFYEEDESRNDTLLKFAKIDFNRVQLIHRKELSILSRWWNDLNFAEELPYARDRIVEIYVWANGVHFEPQYAFSRMMVTKYLKFLSLVDDTYDAYASFEEIQHFTNAIERCSMNAIDQLPGDCMKVLYRALLNLFNETENDMGKQGRSYASYYLKEEFKEVVRGYHAEAEWADKCHVPTFDEYVRNGLATSTYGVIMAASFLGMEEVAGGEEFEWLKSNPKIIKAGKMIGRLRNDVVSHEDEQKRGDCASGVECYMKQYDVSEKKAIEEIQKMDVNVWKDINEDCMRPTNAPMLLLQHFVNLVRVTDVAYATDEDSYTIPLGLKDHVALLYIEQVPLYE from the exons ATGGAAAACACCAATCAACAAAACAATTCTCGTGGAAAGGCAGATTTCCCACCAAGCTTGTGGGGTTGTAGCTTCGCTTCATTTTCCTTCCCACAAACG GAATTCGAGTCATACAGCCGACAAGTAGAAGAGTTGAAGGAAAATGTGAGGGACATGCTGATGGCATCCAAAAAGGATCCAGTGGAACATATTGAATTCATTAATCTGTTATGTCGGCTTGGTGTGTCATATCATTTTGACAAAGAGATTGAAAACAGCCTCAAAGAAATTTTTGATGACCTTCCTT ATCTTCTTGAGAAGCATGACTTTGATCTCTACACTTTGTCACTACTATTTCGAGTATTGAGACAGCATGGATTCAAAATGCCTTGTG TTGTGTTCGACAAGTTCAAGGACACCAATGGAGAGTTTAAGAAAACAATCATCAACGATGTGAAAGGCATCCTGAGCTTGTATGAAGCTTCGTTTTTAAGTGTGCATGGTGAACAGATACTGGATGATGCCCTAGTTTTCACAAAGGCAAACCTGGAGTCTTCGGCTATGCAATCAAGCCCACGTCTAGCAGACCATATTAGGAAGGCTTTGATCCGGCCCTTTCACAAAGGCGTACCAAGATTAGAGGCTAGAAAATACATCTCTTTCTACGAAGAAGATGAGTCTCGGAATGACACTCTACTCAAGTTTGCCAAGATAGATTTCAATCGAGTTCAGTTAATACATCGAAAAGAGCTATCCATTCTCTCGAG GTGGtggaatgatttaaattttgctGAGGAGCTTCCATATGCAAGAGATAGAATTGTAGAGATCTATGTCTGGGCAAATGGAGTCCATTTCGAGCCTCAATATGCTTTCTCTCGGATGATGGTCacgaaatatttaaaatttctaTCACTGGTAGATGATACATACGATGCATATGCATCTTTCGAAGAAATACAACATTTTACTAATGCAATTGAAAG ATGCAGCATGAATGCTATTGATCAACTACCTGGTGATTGCATGAAAGTTCTTTATAGAGCTCTTCTGAATCTTTTCAATGAAACTGAGAATGATATGGGAAAGCAAGGAAGATCCTATGCCTCATATTATCTGAAGGAGGAA TTCAAAGAAGTGGTGAGAGGCTACCATGCGGAGGCGGAGTGGGCAGATAAATGCCATGTCCCAACATTCGATGAGTATGTGCGCAATGGATTAGCCACAAGTACTTATGGGGTAATTATGGCAGCATCCTTCCTTGGAATGGAAGAAGTTGCAGGAGGGGAGGAGTTTGAATGGCTAAAAAGTAatccaaaaattattaaagctgGGAAGATGATCGGTCGTTTGAGGAATGACGTAGTGAGCCACGAG GATGAACAAAAGAGAGGAGACTGTGCATCCGGCGTTGAATGCTATATGAAACAATATGATGTATCGGAGAAGAAAGCAATTGAAGAGATCCAAAAGATGGACGTTAATGTATGGAAGGATATCAATGAAGATTGCATGAGGCCAACGAATGCTCCAATGCTTCTCCTTCAACATTTTGTTAACCTTGTTCGAGTTACAGATGTTGCGTATGCGACTGATGAAGATTCCTACACAATTCCATTAGGTTTAAAAGATCATGTCGCTTTATTATATATTGAGCAAGTGCCTCTGTATGAGTAA